The Anopheles coluzzii chromosome 2, AcolN3, whole genome shotgun sequence genome window below encodes:
- the LOC120954017 gene encoding HEAT repeat-containing protein 5B isoform X5, whose amino-acid sequence MGHIENLSLFRYIRDAATQSLKHFPQLHPFDSSSPDGAEAQEEEEAEAELSARMELSHSLTLNEAALSQLPEQKRPVFIFEWLRFLDKVLVAAQKSDIKGCQKKLVEQLTQHIQGAPGPPTRKLIARCLATLFSVGDTFLLFETVNKCNDILKNKDDSPSYLPTRLAAICVVGCMYEKLGRMMGRSYEETVQILLKSLKNAESQSRIEIMMTLEKVCAGMGSAIANVHKDIYKAVRYCLTDRVMAVRVAASNCLLEMTGHAPFLYTTELESLASLCFRAFDGCNYEVRCAVARLLGTLIACTQNGSLRNFSSMTASASSTKSLRPVSLDEALGVLMAGFLRGGVSFLKGTGEIIKGSSGVNREVRVGVTHAYVVFVQTMGGLWLERNLQPFLVHVLDLVANPKAASSHVDAVYSRKCINFILRSVIGKMLGEKAQSSACKELIHLIAKQMNSIDFNPENAKDSNQETLFSQHLLVCALQELGSLVLLLGTTAQNLLADQSLNFIDAICAVLIHPCMAARLAAAWCLRCVCVAVPGQITPLIDRFIDAIEKMRTSPDAISGYSGALAAVLGGVRYSPLGIPHTRGKIIFNTAEELLRTASQNSRLSLNRTQAGWLLIGAIMTLGVPVVKGLLPRMLLLWRNAFPRSTKELESEKARGDAFTWQVTLEGRAGALSVMHSFLLHCPELVTDDITRRLLTPIESALAMLINITSVLKNYGQHLKAPTAMVRLRLYETLSLLPANALESSYTHLLRMLVSEFTLTENPANTTTSFLRQMCHGDDSIILGTWLQDTDHRTIEDQLQPNSAAGSGALEHDACCLYRGIAAGEQCPGPLPLGVAVIDMSVILFGLIFPKVANKHRLQMLEHFGECIKHAKSSRQEAVQMNIFTALLSGLKGLTETKSAIGQDDVRKSATNLIIGALTSANPILRCAAGEALGRIAQVVGDSRVTAELAQTSFDRLKSARDVVTRTGHSLALGCLHRYVGGMGSSQHLNTSVSILLALAQDGSSPVVQVWSLYALSLIADSGGPMFRGYVEPSLSLALKLLLTVPQSHVDVHQCIGRVLSALITTIGPELQGDANSVATARSSFLCAAAIMQAHSDPLVQAEATGCLQQLHLFAPRNVNLSTLVPNLCQNLSSNYLMLRKAAVSCLRQLTTREAKEVCEHAANLVSDEDRYALSDYGLPGVLFGMLDTESDSQMVRNIHDTITSMLQILAAENLSQWLSMCKNVLTVASDASVGAEGTLPGAAGGGGGGAGGAGGGGGGGGSGAAGKDGAAGDHRGEGDDGDDDDDDDDDDNMEFHAEDHQATHPAVQPRWPTRVFAAECVRKVIATCENASANHFDLLAAKEMQMTKSRGDFLVLHLSDLIRMAFMAATSDSDQLRLEGLKTLQEIIDKFAHVPEPEFPGHLLLEQFQAQVGAALRPAFSQDTPSHVTAAACEVCSAWIGSGVARDLNDLRRVHQLLVSNLSKLSSRTNSTQLYNESMATLEKLSILKAWGQVYIMAMVGHGAAPASQMLKALSSSAGTPSQLSGASAAQPKEFSRLAFDDEFGDFESRGESLLSLVQPELDNLSKHWLAALKDYALLSLPAEYASQLPHDGGAFYTNDTMNLSKPHYLISWPSILYAAALWLNAEGFRQGDDEGQLSRAQEEDRANANDVPSAKGQTASVTNGGTAATAISHGSPSADRFHLIFGICMEALCSTRTNEKLDSVIACLQSLYTVFDSAWSREMLMQNKTLPVELCNVLHRLILTRDSVQVQYLCISILKQTIAAANECLEREKEVEWRKKVARTTTTGGEPGEPVGEHNGNEEPAEEPSHELDFLGEGGEEGEILPGKSLVYAVLEVVLCLLARQIPGMNPSQSTRVANEQLQRQLAQAQNGLIKLGDDNCLLVANAIQSLNELPKLCSPLGALSILPTILYLTTGVIKEVATKSVHDESPIASTNVVVQAAVQLLKTLATDRYGRHALSGEEWCKLLQSALGRLIDLTKTGCEETKMDEVTVMLAIAVFLLHSPPGVVSVLNLQYPCINHFRQCFQSASLPVRLKCVQTMRSIFANGDLRVSTPYIHALAPRLIEQLYSEQARNPTNEHELALVLEGITTVETLIALAEPQNRIQMLTLLVPILINYLDDPEEPKQLAPQQQQRTKSKYVTALNDHAIQWLMKIGLKYPQEFKTFMAQAPDLRRKLEAAIKRNQMNATLQKSKSEAANAAARNSAAQQQKPTIQLKTDFSNFSFA is encoded by the exons ATGGGGCACATCGAAAATCTGTCGCTATTTCg CTATATTCGCGACGCGGCGACACAGTCGTTAAAACACTTCCCGCAGCTTCACCCGTtcgacagcagcagccccgACGGCGCAGAAGCgcaggaagaggaggaagcgGAGGCGGAACTAAGCGCCAGAATGGAGCTGTCGCACAGTCTCACGCTGAACGAGGCCGCCCTCAGCCAGCTGCCGGAGCAGAAGCGGCCCGTATTCATCTTCGAATGGTTGCGCTTCCTGGACAAGGTGCTGGTCGCGGCCCAAAAGTCCGACATCAAGGGCTGCCAGAAGAAGCTGGTCGAGCAGCTGACGCAACACATCCAGGGGGCGCCGGGGCCGCCCACGCGCAAGCTGATCGCCCGCTGCCTGGCCACCCTCTTCTCGGTCGGCGACACGTTTCTGCTGTTCGAAACGGTCAACAAGTGCAATGACATACTGAAAAACAAGGACGATTCGCCGAGCTACCTGCCGACCCGGCTGGCCGCGATCTGCGTGGTGGGCTGCATGTACGAGAAGCTCGGCCGGATGATGGGCCGCTCGTACGAGGAGACGGTCCAGATCCTGCTCAAGTCGCTCAAGAACGCCGAATCGCAGTCGCGCATCGAGATCATGATGACGCTGGAGAAGGTGTGCGCCGGCATGGGCTCGGCCATCGCGAACGTGCACAAGGACATCTACAAGGCGGTGCGGTACTGTCTGACCGATCGCGTGATGGCGGTGCGGGTGGCCGCCTCCAACTGTCTGCTGGAGATGACCGGGCACGCCCCGTTCCTGTACACGACCGAGCTGGAAAGCTTGGCCTCGCTGTGCTTCCGCGCGTTCGACGGCTGCAACTACGAGGTGCGGTGCGCGGTGGCCCGGCTGCTCGGCACACTGATCGCCTGCACGCAGAACGGCAGCCTGCGCAACTTTAGCAGCATGACGGCGTCGGCCTCGAGCACGAAATCGCTCCGGCCGGTGTCGCTGGACGAGGCGCTCGGCGTGCTGATGGCGGGCTTTCTGCGCGGCGGCGTCTCCTTCCTGAAGGGCACGGGCGAAATCATCAAGGGCAGCTCGGGCGTGAACCGGGAGGTGCGCGTCGGCGTCACCCACGCGTACGTGGTGTTCGTGCAGACGATGGGCGGGCTGTGGCTGGAGCGCAACCTGCAGCCGTTCCTGGTGCACGTGCTCGACCTGGTGGCCAACCCGAAGGCGGCCTCGTCCCACGTCGATGCGGTGTACTCGCGCAAGTGCATCAACTTCATACTGCGCTCCGTCATCGGCAAGATGCTGGGCGAGAAGGCGCAATCGTCCGCCTGCAAGGAGCTGATACACCTGATCGCGAAGCAGATGAACTCGATCGACTTCAATCCGGAGAACGCGAAAGACTCCAACCAGGAGACGCTGTTCAGCCAGCATCTGCTCGTGTGCGCGCTGCAGGAGCTGGGCagtctggtgctgctgctcggcacCACCGCGCAGAACCTGCTCGCCGACCAGTCGCTCAACTTCATCGACGCCATCTGCGCCGTGCTGATCCATCCGTGCATGGCGGCCCGGCTAGCGGCCGCCTGGTGTTTGCGGTGCGTTTGCGTTGCCGTGCCGGGGCAGATTACGCCACTGATCGATCGGTTTATCGATGCGATCGAGAAGATGCGCACCTCGCCGGACGCTATTTCCGGGTACAGTGGAGCGCTGGCGGCCGTGCTCGGTGGCGTACGGTACTCACCGCTTGGGATACCGCACACGCGGGGAAAAATCATCTTCAACACCGCCGAAGAGCTGCTGCGTACGGCAAGCCAGAACAGCCGGCTGTCGCTCAATCGAACGCAGGCCGGCTGGCTGCTGATCGGAGCCATCATGACGCTGGGGGTGCCGGTGGTGAAGGGTCTGCTGccccggatgctgctgctctggAGGAACGCGTTCCCCCGCTCGACCAAGGAGCTGGAATCGGAGAAGGCACGCGGAGACGCCTTCACCTGGCAGGTGACGCTCGAGGGCCGGGCCGGTGCGCTGTCCGTGATGCACAGCTTCCTGCTGCACTGTCCCGAGCTCGTGACGGACGATATAACGCGCCGGCTGCTGACACCGATCGAGAGCGCTTTGGCGATGCTGATCAA caTAACGTCCGTGCTGAAAAACTACGGCCAGCATCTGAAAGCACCGACGGCGATGGTACGCCTGCGGCTGTACGAAACGTTATCGCTGCTGCCCGCGAACGCGCTAGAATCGTCGTACACGCACCTGCTGCGCATGCTGGTGTCGGAGTTTACGCTGACGGAGAATCCGGCCAACACGACCACCTCCTTCCTGCGGCAGATGTGCCATGGGGATGATTCGATCATACTGGGCACCTGGCTGCAGGACACCGACCATCGCACGATCGAAGATCAG CTCCAACCGAACAGTGCCGCCGGTTCGGGTGCCCTGGAACACGATGCCTGCTGCCTGTACCGTGGCATCGCTGCCGGTGAGCAGTGCCCGGGCCCGCTGCCGCTCGGCGTCGCCGTGATCGACATGTCCGTCATACTGTTCGGGCTAATCTTCCCCAAGGTGGCGAACAAGCACCGGCTCCAGATGCTGGAGCACTTTGGCGAGTGCATCAAGCACGCGAAAAGCTCGCGCCAGGAAGCGGTCCAGATGAACATCTTCACCGCCCTGCTCAGCGGGCTGAAGGGTTTGACCGAGACGAAGTCAGCGATCGGGCAGGACGATGTGCGCAAGAGCGCAACGAACCTGATCATCGGCGCGCTGACCAGTGCCAATCCGATACTGCGCTGTGCGGCGGGAGAGGCGCTCGGCCGCATCGCCCAGGTGGTGGGCGATTCGCGCGTAACGGCCGAGCTGGCCCAGACCAGCTTCGATCGGTTGAAGTCGGCCCGGGACGTGGTGACGCGCACGGGCCATTCGCTGGCCCTCGGCTGCCTCCATCGGTACGTCGGCGGGATGGGCTCGTCGCAGCATCTGAACACGAGCGTGTCGATACTGCTGGCGCTCGCTCAGGACGGCAGCTCGCCGGTCGTACAGGTGTGGTCGCTTTACGCACTGTCGCTGATAGCCGATTCCGGCGGTCCCATGTTCCGCGGGTACGTTGAGCCGTCGCTGTCGCTCGCGCTcaagctgctgctgaccgTGCCGCAATCGCACGTGGACGTGCACCAGTGCATAGGGCGTGTGCTGAGCGCCCTGATCACGACGATCGGGCCGGAGCTGCAGGGCGACGCGAACTCCGTTGCAACGGCGCGCTCGTCGTTCCTGTGCGCGGCCGCCATCATGCAGGCGCACTCGGACCCGCTGGTGCAGGCGGAGGCGACGGGCtgcctgcagcagctgcacctGTTCGCGCCGCGCAACGTCAACCTGTCGACGCTCGTCCCGAACCTGTGCCAGAACCTGAGCAGCAACTATTTGATGCTGCGCAAGGCGGCCGTCTCCTGCCTGCGCCAGCTGACGACGCGCGAAGCGAAGGAGGTGTGCGAGCACGCGGCCAACCTGGTGAGCGACGAGGACCGGTACGCGCTGTCGGATTACGGGCTGCCGGGCGTGCTGTTCGGCATGCTCGACACGGAAAGCGACAGCCAGATGGTGCGCAACATTCACGATACCATCACCTCGATGCTGCAGATACTGGCCGCGGAAAATCTGTCCCAGTGGTTGAGCATGTGCAAGAATGTGCTTACCGTCGCGTCGGATGCGTCGGTCGGCGCGGAAGGCACGCTGCCCGGTGCAGCGGGAGGAGGAGGCGGAGGGGCCGGCggtgctggcggtggtggtggtggtggtggtagtggggCAGCCGGCAAGGATGGCGCTGCCGGGGACCACCGGGGCGAAGGAGACGATggcgacgatgacgatgacgacgatgacgatgacaaTATGGAGTTCCATGCGGAGGACCACCAGGCAACGCACCCGGCGGTGCAGCCGCGCTGGCCGACCCGCGTGTTTGCGGCCGAGTGCGTGCGCAAGGTGATTGCGACGTGCGAAAATGCCAGCGCGAACCATTTCGATCTGCTGGCGGCGAAGGAGATGCAGATGACCAAGTCGCGCGGCGACTTCCTGGTGCTGCATCTGTCCGACCTGATCCGGATGGCGTTCATGGCGGCGACGAGCGATTCGGACCAGCTGCGGCTGGAGGGCCTGAAGACGCTGCAGGAAATCATCGACAAGTTTGCGCACGTGCCGGAGCCCGAGTTCCCGGGCCACCTGCTGCTCGAGCAGTTCCAGGCGCAGGTCGGGGCGGCCCTCCGGCCCGCCTTCTCGCAGGACACGCCGTCCCACGTGACGGCGGCTGCGTGCGAGGTGTGCAGCGCGTGGATCGGGTCCGGTGTCGCACGCGATCTGAACGATCTGCGGCGCGTCCATCAGCTGCTCGTGTCGAACCTGAGCAAGCTGAGCAGCCGCACCAACAGCACCCAGCTGTACAACGAAAGCATGGCCACGCTGGAGAAGCTGAGCATCCTGAAGGCCTGGGGCCAGGTGTACATTATGGCGATGGTGGGGCACGGTGCCGCCCCGGCCAGCCAGATGCTGAAGGCGCTCAGCTCGTCCGCCGGCACCCCTTCGCAGCTGTCTGGCGCGTCCGCCGCCCAGCCGAAAGAGTTCAGCCGGCTGGCGTTCGACGACGAGTTTGGCGATTTCGAGAGCCGGGGCGAAAGTTTGCTCTCGCTAGTGCAGCCCGAGCTGGACAATCTGTCCAAGCATTGGCTGGCGGCGCTGAAAGACTACGCACTGCTGTCGCTGCCGGCGGAGTACGCGAGCCAGCTACCCCACGACGGGGGAGCGTTCTACACGAACGACACGATGAATCTTTCCAAACCGCACTATCTAATTTCGTGGCCATCGATCCTATACGCGGCAGCCCTGTGGCTGAACGCGGAAGGATTCCGGCAGGGCGACGACGAGGGCCAGCTGTCCCGCGCCCAGGAAGAGGACAGAGCGAACGCGAACGATGTGCCGAGCGCGAAGGGACAAACGGCGTCCGTCACGAACGGTGGCACCGCCGCCACTGCGATATCGCACGGTAGCCCGAGCGCGGACCGGTTCCACCTCATCTTTGGCATCTGCATGGAGGCGCTATGCAGTACGCGCACGAATGAGAAGCTGGATAGTGTGATCGCCTGCCTGCAGTCGCTCTACACGGTGTTCGATTCGGCCTGGTCGCGCGAGATGCTCATGCAGAACAAAACGCTCCCCGTGGAGCTGTGCAACGTGCTGCATCGGTTGATACTGACGCGGGACAGCGTGCAGGTACAGTACCTGTGCATTTCGATACTGAAGCAAACGATAGCGGCCGCCAACGAGTGTCTGGAGCGGGAGAAAGAGGTGGAGTGGCGTAAGAAGGTGGCACGCACCACCACTACTGGGGGCGAGCCGGGCGAGCCAGTGGGTGAACATAATGGTAACGAGGAACCGGCGGAAGAGCCATCCCACGAGCTGGACTTCCTCGGCGAAGGCGGAGAAGAGGGCGAAATATTGCCCGGCAAGTCGCTAGTGTATGCGGTGCTGGAGGTCGTTCTGTGCCTGCTAGCGCGCCAGATACCGGGCATGAATCCTTCCCAGAGTACGCGCGTGGCAAACGAGCAGCTGCAGCGCCAGCTGGCCCAGGCCCAGAACGGGCTGATCAAGCTCGGCGACGACAACTGTCTGCTGGTGGCGAACGCAATCCAAAGCCTGAACGAGCTGCCGAAGCTGTGCTCGCCGCTCGGCGCCCTGTCCATCCTGCCCACCATCCTATACCTAACGACGGGCGTCATCAAGGAGGTGGCGACCAAATCGGTGCACGACGAGTCGCCGATCGCCAGCACGAACGTGGTGGTGCAGGCGGCGGTGCAGCTGCTGAAAACGCTCGCCACCGACCGGTACGGGCGGCACGCGCTGTCCGGCGAGGAGTGGTGCAAGCTGCTGCAGAGCGCCCTCGGCCGCCTGATCGATCTCACCAAGACGGGCTGCGAGGAGACGAAGATGGACGAGGTGACGGTGATGCTGGCGATTGCGGTCTTTCTGCTGCACTCGCCGCCCGGCGTCGTGTCGGTGCTGAACCTGCAGTACCCGTGCATCAACCACTTCCGGCAGTGCTTCCAGAGCGCCTCGCTGCCGGTGCGCCTGAAGTGTGTGCAGACGATGCGCTCGATCTTTGCGAACGGCGACCTGCGCGTGTCCACGCCGTACATACACGCGCTCGCACCCCGGCTGATCGAGCAGCTGTACTCGGAGCAGGCGCGCAACCCAACCAACGAACACGAGCTGGCGCTGGTGCTGGAAGGTATAACGACGGTGGAGACGCTGATTGCGCTGGCGGAACCGCAGAATC GCATCCAGATGCTAACCTTGCTCGTACCCATCCTCATCAACTACCTGGACGACCCAGAGGAACCGAAGCAGCTAGCGccccagcaacaacaacgaaccAAATCGAAGTACGTGACCGCACTGAACGATCACGCCATACAGTGGCTAATGAAGATCGGGCTAAAGTATCCGCAAGAGTTCAAAACGTTCATGGCACAAGCGCCCGACCTGCGCCGCAAGCTGGAAGCGGCCATCAAGCGCAACCAGATGAACGCCACGCTGCAGAAGAGCAAGAGCGAGGCGGCCAATGCGGCCGCCCGGAACAGTGCCGCCCAGCAGCAGAAGCCGACGATACAGCTGAAGACGGATTTCAGCAATTTTAGCTTCgcatag